One stretch of Rosistilla oblonga DNA includes these proteins:
- the feoB gene encoding ferrous iron transporter B: MSEATSIPLPVLGQSSQASMSIALVGNPNAGKTTLFNSLTGLRAKTANFPGTTVDHRQATIVLDGEVHQLVDLPGAYSLEGISPEEEVTRDALMGKLGDKAIPDVIVLVLDATQLTRNLVFGSQILELGRPTIVALNMIDEAEANGLEISVDQLSEELGCEVVPIAARHGRNLDELLNKLTALVKQPVTGTCGSSAACAGCSGCQYSSRFRWATDLTRRSVQGEQTGRTYTNEKIDRIVTHRWVGLACFATLMAVVFMLIFWLASFPMDWLDGMFASTSELVGGFLPEGDFRDLITEGLIGGVGGMLVFLPQIFILFFMITLLEDSGYLARAAFVMDRLMHRVGLPGKAFVPFLAAHACAIPAIMSSRVIDDRRDRLNTILIIPLMTCSARLPVFAMVVALMFPDNAVLAGLTFAAAYAIAIIGALAISFVFRRTILPGKTKPLVIELPPYRLPSLRNALTTSLDQSRLFVRKAGTTILVFSLVLWVLATYPKATPDMLPTSWQNQLSQVEASGDTEAYDTMLAQAQSEYSIAGRMGKFIQPAFAPLGYDWRLSVGVINSFAAREVMVSTLAVLYGAGDEEEGLLGSLRQARDASGGLVFTTPTCLSLLIFYIFAMQCFPTLVVVKRELKGWKWPAFQLVYMTLVAYVGALITYQASLYFLGA, encoded by the coding sequence GTGTCTGAAGCGACTTCGATTCCGTTGCCCGTCCTGGGGCAGTCATCCCAAGCGTCCATGTCGATCGCTTTGGTCGGAAACCCCAACGCCGGGAAGACAACGCTCTTTAATTCGCTGACGGGGCTGCGCGCCAAGACGGCGAACTTCCCCGGTACGACGGTCGATCATCGCCAAGCGACCATCGTGTTGGATGGCGAAGTTCACCAATTGGTCGATCTGCCGGGAGCTTACAGTCTCGAAGGGATCAGTCCCGAGGAAGAGGTGACGCGCGACGCGTTGATGGGAAAATTGGGGGACAAAGCGATCCCCGATGTGATCGTGTTGGTCCTCGATGCAACACAGCTGACTCGCAACCTCGTCTTCGGCAGCCAGATCCTGGAACTGGGCCGACCGACGATCGTCGCGCTCAATATGATCGACGAAGCCGAAGCCAATGGGCTGGAGATTAGCGTCGATCAATTGAGCGAAGAACTGGGATGCGAAGTCGTCCCGATTGCGGCTCGGCATGGTCGCAACCTCGACGAGCTGTTGAACAAATTGACGGCGTTGGTGAAACAACCGGTTACCGGCACGTGCGGCAGTTCGGCCGCGTGCGCCGGATGCAGCGGATGCCAATATTCCAGTCGCTTCCGCTGGGCAACCGATCTGACTCGCCGCAGCGTACAAGGGGAACAGACGGGGCGGACCTACACTAATGAAAAGATCGACCGGATCGTCACGCATCGCTGGGTAGGGCTCGCCTGCTTTGCCACGTTGATGGCTGTCGTGTTCATGTTGATCTTTTGGTTAGCCTCGTTCCCGATGGATTGGTTGGATGGCATGTTCGCCTCCACGTCGGAACTGGTCGGCGGCTTTTTGCCCGAAGGCGATTTTCGCGATCTGATCACCGAAGGATTGATCGGTGGCGTGGGGGGAATGTTGGTCTTCCTGCCGCAGATCTTCATCCTGTTCTTTATGATCACGCTGTTGGAAGATTCGGGTTACCTGGCGCGAGCGGCGTTTGTGATGGACCGCTTGATGCATCGTGTCGGTCTGCCAGGCAAAGCGTTTGTCCCCTTCTTGGCCGCTCACGCGTGTGCGATTCCCGCGATCATGTCCAGCCGCGTGATCGACGATCGCCGCGACCGATTGAACACGATCCTGATCATTCCTTTGATGACCTGTTCGGCTCGTCTGCCCGTCTTTGCGATGGTCGTGGCGTTGATGTTCCCCGACAACGCCGTCTTGGCGGGGCTCACGTTTGCCGCGGCATATGCGATCGCCATCATCGGCGCGTTGGCGATCAGTTTCGTCTTCCGACGCACGATTTTGCCGGGCAAAACGAAACCGTTGGTGATCGAACTGCCACCCTATCGCCTGCCGTCGCTGCGGAACGCGTTGACGACCAGCCTGGACCAATCGCGTCTGTTTGTTCGCAAGGCGGGAACGACGATCTTAGTCTTCTCGTTGGTCCTGTGGGTGTTGGCCACCTATCCGAAAGCGACCCCTGACATGCTGCCGACCAGCTGGCAGAATCAATTGAGCCAAGTCGAGGCGAGCGGTGATACCGAGGCTTACGACACGATGTTGGCTCAGGCGCAGAGCGAATATTCGATCGCGGGTCGGATGGGCAAATTCATCCAGCCGGCGTTTGCACCGCTGGGCTACGATTGGCGATTGAGCGTGGGAGTGATCAATTCGTTTGCCGCCCGCGAAGTGATGGTCTCGACCTTGGCCGTTTTGTACGGTGCGGGAGACGAGGAGGAGGGCTTGCTCGGTTCGCTGCGGCAGGCTCGCGACGCCAGCGGCGGTCTGGTCTTTACGACGCCGACCTGCCTGAGCTTGTTGATCTTCTACATCTTTGCGATGCAGTGCTTCCCGACGTTGGTCGTCGTGAAACGCGAGCTGAAGGGTTGGAAGTGGCCCGCGTTCCAGTTGGTCTATATGACGCTGGTCGCTTACGTCGGCGCGTTGATCACCTATCAAGCGAGTCTCTATTTTCTAGGTGCTTGA
- a CDS encoding FeoA family protein, translating into MHARSLADLPANSSGMVLRFNLSDEDSIRIRTLGICPGMTVEVVQNGDPLILASAGTRIGISRRIAAQVMIEDEPVAAGAAS; encoded by the coding sequence ATGCATGCACGTTCGCTGGCTGATTTACCAGCCAATTCATCGGGGATGGTTCTGCGATTCAATCTATCGGATGAGGATTCGATTCGGATTCGGACGCTGGGGATCTGCCCGGGGATGACGGTTGAAGTCGTCCAAAATGGCGACCCGCTGATTTTGGCTTCCGCCGGAACGCGGATCGGTATCTCGCGGCGGATCGCTGCGCAAGTGATGATCGAAGACGAACCGGTCGCCGCAGGCGCCGCGTCTTAG
- a CDS encoding sialidase family protein has protein sequence MKVVAFPLAVLLAFAATASRVGADDPLTAVTLETIDLTDQLRRQVVVDRETGLYLGYPTTALLDDGQSMLCIYAKGRGRGALLYKRSEDGGKTWGPRLDTPENWSTSKGVPNLHRVIDAEGKRRNLLWAGMYPARTAVSEDEGKQWSELKPAGDWGGSMVMGCVEALNTKGHYLAMFHDDGRYFTERGGSTETVTVYKSLSTDGGLTWSRPEAVFRSDEIHLAEPACIRSPDGKRLAVLLQESRLRKNSHVMFSDDEGKTWTQPRELPLALTGERHVARYDSDGRLMVSFRCRSPYRSANTRPFEGSWVAWVGTWDDIANGKQGQYNVRLKENTKGYDTGYSGVELLGDGTFVATSYGHWDEGLDPYILSVRLKLAELDGMSKGLAASE, from the coding sequence ATGAAAGTTGTAGCCTTTCCGCTGGCCGTTCTGCTTGCCTTTGCCGCGACCGCTTCACGTGTGGGAGCGGATGATCCGCTGACCGCGGTGACTCTGGAAACGATCGATCTGACCGACCAACTGCGTCGCCAAGTCGTGGTCGACCGCGAAACGGGACTCTATCTCGGCTATCCCACGACCGCTTTGTTAGACGATGGCCAATCGATGCTGTGCATCTATGCCAAGGGACGCGGCCGCGGGGCGCTTCTCTATAAACGCAGCGAAGATGGCGGAAAGACTTGGGGCCCGCGACTGGATACTCCCGAGAACTGGTCGACTTCCAAAGGAGTTCCCAATCTGCATCGTGTCATCGATGCCGAGGGGAAGCGTCGCAACTTGTTGTGGGCGGGGATGTATCCGGCGCGAACGGCGGTTTCCGAAGACGAAGGAAAGCAGTGGAGCGAATTGAAGCCGGCCGGCGATTGGGGCGGCAGCATGGTGATGGGGTGTGTCGAAGCCTTGAACACCAAGGGGCATTATTTGGCGATGTTCCACGACGACGGCCGCTACTTCACCGAACGTGGTGGGAGCACCGAAACGGTGACGGTTTACAAGAGCCTGTCGACCGATGGCGGTTTGACTTGGTCGCGTCCCGAAGCGGTTTTCCGTTCCGACGAGATTCATCTTGCCGAACCGGCCTGCATTCGATCGCCCGATGGCAAGCGGTTGGCGGTTTTGTTGCAAGAGAGCCGCTTGCGTAAGAACTCGCACGTGATGTTTAGCGACGACGAAGGGAAGACGTGGACCCAGCCGCGTGAGCTTCCGCTGGCACTGACCGGCGAGCGGCATGTCGCTCGATACGACTCCGACGGCCGTTTGATGGTCAGTTTCCGTTGCCGGTCACCTTATCGCTCCGCGAATACTCGTCCTTTCGAAGGCAGCTGGGTCGCTTGGGTTGGCACCTGGGACGATATCGCCAACGGAAAGCAGGGCCAATACAACGTCCGCCTGAAGGAAAATACGAAGGGTTACGACACTGGTTATTCGGGCGTTGAACTGCTGGGTGACGGTACTTTTGTCGCCACCTCTTACGGTCACTGGGACGAAGGGCTCGACCCTTACATCCTCAGCGTGCGATTGAAGCTGGCGGAGCTGGACGGAATGTCCAAGGGGCTTGCTGCATCGGAGTGA
- a CDS encoding DUF1778 domain-containing protein, which translates to MTDVSNNKPTRLNIRVSEHEKDVITRAAQSVNATVSRFVLEKAYAEAEAILADQSQFRLDERQWKRFCQALDAPPKTIPALNKLLSEPGVFDA; encoded by the coding sequence ATGACAGACGTCAGCAATAACAAACCGACCCGTTTGAACATTCGTGTCAGCGAACACGAAAAAGATGTGATCACGCGGGCGGCCCAGTCGGTGAACGCAACGGTCAGCCGTTTCGTGCTCGAAAAAGCCTATGCGGAAGCCGAAGCGATTCTCGCCGACCAGAGTCAGTTCCGGTTGGACGAGAGGCAATGGAAGAGGTTCTGCCAAGCGCTCGACGCACCTCCCAAAACCATCCCCGCGCTGAATAAATTGCTTTCAGAACCGGGCGTGTTTGATGCTTGA
- a CDS encoding HDOD domain-containing protein, producing MTTATATTKLSEVLTAAQLPALPQSAITLLQLSQDPNNGPAEFARPIEADPGLLGQVLKFVNSAYFGFSREIASVQQALTLVGVRAITNFALWSAVFSLVPNPKFGAFDLKGLWQDSLRRGLFARLLGRQLKLREAEDLFAGALLQDMAIPLLLKELPEQYAPLLERRISENARLSSLEKEFFGWDHAEAAGVLARKWNLPEEFAGLMENHTQLDQLLAGGETLRGRACVALASLLPSCNDPNWNEKDLFVAGYRQLVGSTDDLKSLLQDVDESAEKFAPLLKLPVPQVKLTNLV from the coding sequence ATGACAACTGCGACCGCAACGACCAAGTTAAGCGAAGTTTTAACCGCCGCTCAACTGCCGGCGTTGCCGCAAAGTGCGATCACGTTGTTGCAACTTTCGCAAGATCCCAACAACGGTCCCGCGGAATTCGCTCGCCCGATCGAAGCCGATCCCGGGCTGCTGGGACAGGTTCTCAAGTTCGTCAACTCCGCCTACTTCGGCTTCTCCCGTGAGATCGCCAGCGTTCAACAAGCCCTAACGCTTGTCGGGGTCCGAGCGATCACCAACTTTGCACTTTGGAGTGCTGTCTTCAGCCTGGTCCCGAATCCAAAGTTTGGTGCTTTCGATCTAAAGGGGCTTTGGCAGGATTCGCTGCGTCGCGGGCTGTTCGCACGCCTGTTGGGACGCCAACTGAAACTGCGTGAAGCGGAGGATCTGTTTGCCGGAGCATTGCTGCAAGACATGGCGATCCCGTTGCTGTTGAAAGAATTACCCGAACAATACGCTCCGCTGCTGGAGCGTCGCATAAGCGAAAACGCTCGGCTCAGCAGCCTCGAGAAAGAATTCTTCGGCTGGGATCATGCCGAAGCCGCCGGCGTGTTGGCTCGCAAGTGGAACCTGCCCGAAGAGTTTGCCGGGCTGATGGAAAACCACACGCAATTGGATCAACTGCTCGCCGGCGGAGAAACACTCCGCGGCCGCGCGTGCGTCGCCTTGGCGTCGCTGTTGCCCAGCTGCAACGATCCGAACTGGAACGAAAAGGACTTGTTCGTCGCTGGCTACCGACAGCTCGTCGGATCGACCGACGACCTCAAATCGCTGCTGCAAGACGTCGATGAGAGCGCCGAAAAATTCGCGCCGCTGCTGAAGCTGCCCGTGCCGCAAGTCAAACTGACCAATCTGGTCTAG
- the glgX gene encoding glycogen debranching protein GlgX yields MLMRHPHPELQFAYQLPYGAVVKPNGVQFSVYSRSATSMRLLLYKNVNDRDPSKVIEFDRDVDRWGDIWSIQVPNLKPGQLYHFQASGPFDPERGQRFDASARLIDPYAKALAGKFQSNEDGITRPPKCVVVDDSFDWEGDRHLRHDLSDSVIYEMHVRGFTKSKTAKIKNPGTYLGVIEKIPYLKALGVTAVELMPVHEFPIEATNGEKLERPNYWGYDPMAFFAPHRGYAAGKQPGAQVNEFKEMVKALHAAGIEVILDVVFNHTCEGNEQGPTLSFKGLENSVYYILSEQEHYTNYSGCGNTVNGNHPVVREMIFHCLRHWVHNYHVDGFRFDLASILSRDRHGNLVPNPPMVELIAEDPMLADTKIIAEAWDAAGAYQVGSFGDLRWAEWNGRFRDDVRGFWRGDGGTLGAVATRLAGSSDLYQHAGRAPFCSINFVTSHDGFTMNDLVSYRDKHNMANGEDNRDGDNHNISDNYGIEGPTRRRGIQSVRERQIKNMLSTLLLSQGVPMLVSGDEARRTQKGNNNAYCQDNDISWFDWRLVEKNESMVRFVQGLIKFRRDQPTMRRKKFLTGRPENGRKIPDVSWFNANGDALDWHQPELAMSAYLAAPLKADDPDGMGRDVVMFFNSTGERKTFNMPLHGRGMKWNLFVDTTAPSPADIYPDLDGPVPVSGQAIDLSYKGLMIYVSELVNQ; encoded by the coding sequence ATGCTCATGCGTCACCCGCACCCCGAGTTGCAATTCGCTTACCAACTGCCTTACGGGGCGGTCGTGAAGCCCAATGGCGTTCAGTTCTCTGTTTACAGCCGTTCTGCAACCTCGATGCGTTTGCTGCTTTACAAGAATGTCAACGACCGCGATCCGTCGAAGGTGATCGAGTTCGATCGCGACGTCGACCGCTGGGGGGACATCTGGAGCATTCAGGTTCCGAATCTCAAGCCGGGCCAGCTGTATCACTTCCAAGCCAGCGGACCTTTCGATCCCGAACGCGGCCAGCGGTTTGACGCCTCGGCGCGATTGATCGATCCCTACGCCAAGGCATTGGCAGGGAAGTTCCAATCGAACGAAGACGGGATCACCCGTCCGCCGAAGTGCGTTGTCGTCGACGACAGCTTCGATTGGGAAGGCGATCGCCACTTGCGGCACGATCTTTCCGATTCGGTGATCTATGAGATGCACGTCCGCGGCTTTACCAAAAGCAAGACGGCGAAGATCAAAAATCCCGGCACCTACCTGGGCGTGATCGAAAAGATTCCGTACCTGAAGGCGTTGGGCGTGACGGCGGTCGAGTTGATGCCGGTTCACGAGTTCCCGATCGAAGCGACCAACGGCGAAAAACTGGAACGGCCGAACTATTGGGGCTACGACCCGATGGCCTTCTTCGCGCCGCACCGGGGCTATGCGGCCGGCAAGCAGCCGGGGGCGCAGGTCAACGAATTCAAAGAGATGGTCAAGGCGTTGCACGCCGCCGGGATCGAAGTGATCCTGGACGTCGTCTTCAACCACACCTGTGAAGGGAACGAACAGGGACCGACGTTGAGCTTCAAGGGGCTCGAGAATTCGGTCTACTACATCCTTTCCGAACAAGAGCACTACACGAACTACAGCGGTTGTGGAAACACGGTCAACGGAAACCATCCGGTTGTCCGCGAGATGATCTTCCATTGCCTGCGACACTGGGTGCACAACTACCACGTCGACGGTTTCCGGTTCGATCTGGCGAGCATCTTGAGTCGCGATCGGCACGGCAACTTGGTCCCCAACCCGCCGATGGTCGAATTGATCGCCGAAGATCCGATGTTGGCTGACACCAAGATCATCGCCGAAGCCTGGGACGCCGCGGGAGCTTACCAAGTCGGCTCGTTTGGCGACCTGCGTTGGGCCGAATGGAACGGTCGCTTCCGCGATGACGTTCGCGGTTTCTGGCGTGGCGATGGCGGAACGCTCGGCGCCGTGGCAACTCGCCTGGCGGGCAGCAGCGATCTGTACCAACACGCCGGTCGGGCTCCGTTCTGCAGCATCAACTTTGTCACGTCGCATGATGGCTTCACGATGAACGACCTGGTGTCGTATCGTGACAAGCACAACATGGCCAACGGCGAAGACAATCGCGACGGCGACAACCACAACATCAGCGACAACTACGGAATCGAAGGACCGACGCGGCGACGCGGGATCCAATCGGTTCGTGAACGTCAGATCAAGAACATGCTGTCGACGCTGTTACTCAGCCAAGGCGTTCCGATGCTGGTCTCGGGCGATGAAGCTCGACGCACGCAAAAGGGAAACAACAACGCCTACTGCCAAGACAACGACATCAGTTGGTTCGATTGGCGATTGGTCGAGAAGAACGAATCGATGGTTCGGTTTGTCCAGGGGCTGATCAAATTCCGCCGCGACCAACCGACGATGCGCCGCAAGAAGTTCCTCACCGGTCGGCCTGAAAACGGTCGCAAGATCCCTGACGTTTCGTGGTTCAACGCCAACGGCGACGCGCTCGATTGGCATCAACCCGAATTGGCGATGTCGGCTTATTTGGCCGCACCGTTGAAAGCCGACGATCCCGACGGGATGGGACGCGATGTCGTGATGTTCTTCAATTCGACCGGAGAGCGGAAGACCTTCAACATGCCATTGCACGGCCGTGGGATGAAGTGGAATCTGTTTGTCGACACGACGGCGCCTTCGCCAGCGGATATCTATCCCGATCTGGACGGTCCCGTGCCGGTCAGCGGTCAAGCGATCGACCTGTCCTATAAAGGGCTGATGATCTACGTTTCCGAGTTGGTCAATCAGTAG
- a CDS encoding DUF3656 domain-containing U32 family peptidase, which yields MSTSSLDRPSPLPPELLAPAGDIDCVRAAIENGADAVYFGLDCGFNARARAHNFGPADLPEVMDLLHSRGLAGYVTLNTLIFPSELPAIADLLRQISDANVDAVLVQDLGLVRLVRQLVPDLPIHASTQMTMTSAQCIDEIESLGIERVVVGRELSVREIKAIAQKTTMPLECFIHGALCVAYSGQCLTSESLGGRSANRGQCAQACRLPYELIVDGQDRDLGDQKYLLSPQDLAGYALIPDLIDAGVCSLKIEGRLKTPEYVANIVRHYRKAIDDAMAGRAVHLTETEVREMELSFSRGFSPGWLEGCEHKRLVPGQSSAKRGVRAGTVIATNRRGVIVDSEIPLNRGDGVVFDGDRDQQAEQGGRLFDVRALDREDPSRVELQFGTGAIDFDLLEPGQGMWKTDDPKLNQKLKRSYSQTDPIRRRPLRMRVTAAVDQPLRVVAEAAGMAAVEIESDQVMQEARKHPIDEATLHAQLGRMGGTAFELAALSAKIVGRPMLPLSVLGRLRRELVAALEAQAIARPPRRYCESALADLQQSVSKTQAAAASEAGRVPTLHILCRTMEQMQSAIDAGMRDLYADFHDIREYRGAVAMARQAEARIVLATPRIQKPDEYGLFRAMRRHQPDGYLVRNLAGLRYYRNEGFPVIADFSLNATNEISADHLIAQGATRITPSYDLNRQQLTELIEAVPSGWLEIVVHQHMPMFHMEHCVFCSVLSPGTNKTNCGRPCDRHVVHLRDRAGMEHPLQADVACRNTLFNAAAQSAAEIVPSLISAGVAAMRIELLEETGPEIARTIELYQQLLRGEVTGKEVWTQLRASNRVGVTRGTLEERRNPLTIL from the coding sequence TTGTCCACCTCATCGCTCGATCGCCCATCGCCCCTGCCTCCCGAACTGCTTGCTCCGGCAGGCGACATCGATTGCGTTCGCGCGGCGATCGAAAACGGCGCCGATGCTGTCTACTTCGGCCTCGACTGTGGATTCAACGCCCGAGCTCGGGCTCACAATTTCGGCCCCGCCGATTTGCCTGAGGTGATGGATCTGCTGCACAGCCGTGGCCTGGCGGGCTACGTCACCCTGAACACGCTGATTTTCCCTAGCGAGCTGCCGGCGATCGCCGACCTGTTGCGACAGATCTCCGACGCCAACGTCGACGCCGTCCTCGTGCAAGACCTCGGCTTGGTTCGCTTGGTCCGGCAACTGGTTCCCGATCTGCCGATCCACGCGTCGACGCAGATGACGATGACCAGCGCCCAATGCATCGACGAGATCGAATCGCTGGGGATCGAACGCGTGGTCGTCGGCCGCGAATTGTCGGTCCGCGAGATCAAAGCGATCGCGCAGAAGACGACGATGCCGTTGGAGTGTTTCATTCACGGCGCGTTATGCGTCGCCTATTCTGGCCAATGTCTGACCAGCGAATCGCTGGGGGGCCGCAGCGCCAATCGCGGCCAGTGCGCGCAAGCCTGTCGTCTGCCGTACGAGCTGATCGTCGATGGCCAGGACCGCGATCTCGGCGACCAGAAGTATCTGTTGAGTCCTCAGGATCTGGCCGGATATGCGCTGATCCCCGATCTGATCGATGCTGGAGTCTGTTCGCTGAAGATCGAAGGGCGTTTGAAGACGCCCGAATATGTCGCCAACATCGTTCGGCATTATCGCAAGGCGATCGACGACGCGATGGCCGGCCGCGCGGTCCATCTGACCGAGACCGAAGTCCGCGAGATGGAGCTTTCCTTTTCGCGTGGCTTCTCGCCGGGCTGGCTGGAGGGTTGCGAGCACAAGCGTTTGGTCCCCGGGCAGAGTTCCGCTAAGCGTGGCGTCCGGGCGGGAACGGTGATCGCAACGAATCGCCGCGGCGTAATCGTCGATTCCGAGATCCCTCTGAATCGAGGCGATGGGGTCGTCTTCGATGGCGATCGGGATCAGCAAGCCGAACAGGGCGGACGGCTGTTCGATGTCCGCGCGTTGGATCGCGAGGATCCTTCGCGAGTTGAACTGCAGTTCGGAACCGGGGCGATCGATTTTGATCTGCTGGAACCGGGCCAAGGGATGTGGAAGACCGATGATCCGAAGCTGAACCAGAAGCTGAAGCGAAGCTATTCGCAAACCGACCCGATCCGCCGCCGTCCGCTGCGGATGCGCGTGACCGCCGCGGTCGATCAACCGCTGCGCGTCGTTGCCGAAGCGGCTGGCATGGCGGCTGTCGAAATCGAATCGGACCAAGTGATGCAGGAAGCACGCAAGCACCCGATCGACGAAGCAACGCTTCACGCCCAGCTGGGGCGGATGGGCGGGACCGCGTTTGAATTGGCGGCGCTCTCGGCCAAGATCGTCGGCCGTCCGATGTTGCCGCTGAGCGTGTTGGGACGGTTGCGACGCGAACTGGTCGCGGCGCTGGAAGCTCAAGCGATCGCGCGGCCGCCGCGGCGGTACTGCGAATCGGCGCTGGCGGATCTGCAGCAGAGTGTTTCGAAAACGCAAGCCGCAGCAGCGAGCGAAGCTGGCCGCGTGCCGACGCTGCACATTTTGTGTCGCACGATGGAACAAATGCAGTCGGCGATCGACGCCGGGATGCGGGATCTGTATGCCGATTTCCACGACATCCGCGAGTATCGCGGTGCGGTGGCGATGGCGCGGCAGGCCGAAGCCAGGATCGTGCTGGCGACGCCGCGGATTCAGAAGCCCGACGAATACGGGCTGTTCCGCGCGATGCGACGCCATCAGCCCGACGGCTACCTGGTTCGCAACTTGGCCGGCCTGCGATACTACCGCAACGAAGGCTTCCCCGTGATCGCCGACTTTTCGTTGAACGCGACCAACGAAATCTCCGCCGATCATTTGATCGCACAAGGAGCGACGCGGATCACTCCGTCGTACGATCTGAATCGGCAGCAATTGACCGAACTGATCGAAGCGGTTCCGAGCGGATGGCTGGAGATCGTCGTGCATCAACACATGCCGATGTTCCACATGGAGCATTGTGTCTTCTGCAGCGTGCTTTCTCCCGGAACCAACAAAACCAACTGCGGCAGGCCCTGCGACCGGCATGTCGTTCACTTGCGCGATCGAGCAGGGATGGAACATCCGCTGCAAGCCGACGTTGCTTGTCGCAATACGCTCTTCAATGCGGCGGCTCAGAGTGCCGCAGAGATCGTCCCGTCACTGATCTCCGCTGGCGTGGCGGCGATGCGGATCGAGCTGTTGGAAGAGACCGGCCCCGAGATCGCGCGGACGATCGAACTGTATCAACAGCTGTTGCGCGGCGAGGTGACGGGCAAAGAGGTCTGGACGCAATTGCGAGCCAGCAACCGCGTCGGCGTCACCCGCGGCACCCTGGAAGAACGCCGCAACCCGCTGACGATTCTGTAG
- a CDS encoding GNAT family N-acetyltransferase, with the protein MLEPQLSAPVPLAKKHQLDSFSCGDAAFDEYLVRFAFTNHRSGAARTYVACRGRKVVGFHSLAFGSVDIQTATPRVAKGLPQHPIPIMLLARLAVDQSEQGTGIGKGLLKDAIMRTLQAAEIGGLRAILVHAKEKQAQAFYKKFGFEPCPTNELHLMMLLKDMRKSVGAIWFPIVTAQGTSNACR; encoded by the coding sequence ATGCTTGAACCACAGCTATCCGCCCCCGTACCGTTAGCGAAAAAGCACCAACTCGATAGTTTTTCCTGCGGCGACGCAGCGTTCGACGAATACCTAGTCCGATTTGCTTTTACCAACCATCGCTCCGGTGCTGCCAGAACCTATGTTGCGTGCCGCGGCCGAAAAGTTGTCGGCTTCCATTCGCTGGCCTTCGGCAGTGTCGACATCCAAACCGCTACGCCGCGAGTAGCCAAAGGGCTCCCGCAACATCCGATTCCAATCATGCTGCTGGCCCGCTTGGCAGTCGATCAATCCGAACAAGGGACCGGAATCGGCAAGGGCTTACTCAAAGACGCGATCATGCGGACCCTGCAAGCTGCCGAAATCGGTGGCCTACGAGCAATATTAGTTCATGCCAAAGAAAAGCAAGCTCAAGCGTTCTACAAGAAGTTCGGATTTGAACCCTGTCCAACCAACGAACTCCATCTGATGATGTTGCTGAAGGACATGCGGAAATCGGTTGGTGCGATTTGGTTTCCAATCGTTACCGCTCAAGGCACATCGAACGCATGTCGCTGA